A part of Paraburkholderia largidicola genomic DNA contains:
- a CDS encoding LysR family transcriptional regulator, with protein sequence MLDIRQLHYFVAVAEDEHVGRAAERLHISQSPLSRQIAQLEEKLGLTLFERSQQRIRLTTDGRTFLEETKAFLTHANRLESLARRLGRGDEGGLCIGYLENAMHSGVLPTALRALQQNRPDVHIALYNYQSAEQVVGVRQRSLDIALVCEPPADDDPELDCAQILNDPMLLAVPDGHPLARKKKFTPEDLAAQKWIGVMHKEGALRHDNFVAACARAGFTPNIALEATEPLAALGLVAAGLGLTMVQQSLRHQAPDGVMLHELSWFTYRSALWAVWHRVNLRPLVEHFRTSLLSTGAMMASVPTQTKRAKNPALT encoded by the coding sequence ATGTTAGACATCCGCCAACTGCACTATTTCGTGGCGGTCGCTGAAGACGAACATGTCGGAAGGGCTGCCGAACGTCTGCATATTTCGCAGTCGCCGCTCAGTCGCCAGATTGCGCAACTGGAAGAAAAGCTCGGCTTGACGCTATTCGAGCGTTCGCAGCAGCGCATTCGCCTGACCACGGACGGCCGCACGTTCCTCGAAGAAACCAAAGCCTTTCTGACGCACGCGAACCGGCTCGAGTCGCTCGCACGTCGTCTTGGGCGCGGCGACGAAGGCGGCCTGTGTATCGGATACCTGGAAAACGCGATGCATTCGGGCGTATTACCCACTGCGTTGCGCGCGCTGCAGCAAAACCGGCCTGACGTCCACATTGCGCTCTACAACTATCAGTCGGCCGAGCAGGTCGTCGGGGTGCGTCAGCGCAGCCTCGACATTGCGCTCGTTTGCGAACCGCCCGCCGACGACGACCCCGAACTCGACTGCGCGCAAATCCTCAACGATCCGATGCTGCTAGCGGTTCCCGACGGGCATCCGCTCGCCAGAAAGAAGAAGTTCACGCCCGAGGACCTCGCGGCGCAAAAGTGGATCGGCGTGATGCACAAGGAAGGCGCGCTTCGTCACGACAACTTCGTTGCGGCGTGCGCGAGAGCGGGATTCACGCCCAACATCGCGCTCGAAGCAACCGAGCCGCTAGCGGCATTGGGTCTCGTCGCTGCCGGACTCGGCCTGACGATGGTCCAGCAGAGCCTGCGTCATCAGGCGCCGGACGGCGTCATGCTGCACGAACTTTCGTGGTTCACCTATCGCAGCGCACTGTGGGCCGTATGGCATCGGGTCAACTTGCGACCTCTCGTCGAGCATTTCCGCACGTCCCTGCTGAGTACCGGCGCGATGATGGCAAGCGTGCCGACTCAGACGAAGCGCGCAAAAAACCCGGCACTCACGTGA
- a CDS encoding MFS transporter, producing MHEKAYEAQCDAVVVHCTKESESRRRGLTLFALALGSFCIGTSEFASMGILQLFASSLGLSIPEATHAITAYAFGVVTGAPLVTLMASRLNRRTLLLFLIGLFVVGNLLSAAAMNLGMFVVARFISGMPQGAYFGAGAVVASYIVGEGSAGKAFAMVMTGLTIATIVGSPLATFLGQNLGWRETYLAVSILAMFALAALWAWIPRSNALDGGSLGRELGALRKPRVWVTMIVAALGVASIFAVYTFIGPFVTDVASLNASLIPLALALFGIGMTIGNLIGGRLADSHPALGLNLGFGCALVVLAVLAMFGMHDWVLMTMLFGVGMTMMTAIPTIQVRLTHFAPEAPTLMGAMNLASLNVANAIGAAAGGLAIGAGWGLLSAVWAGFALTLTGLVVFVLTLQRAQQPATA from the coding sequence ATGCACGAGAAAGCCTATGAAGCACAGTGCGACGCGGTTGTCGTTCACTGCACCAAAGAATCCGAATCCCGCAGGCGTGGTCTGACGCTTTTCGCATTGGCGCTCGGCAGCTTTTGTATCGGTACGTCCGAGTTCGCGAGCATGGGCATTTTGCAACTGTTCGCGTCGAGCCTTGGACTGAGCATCCCGGAAGCGACTCATGCAATCACCGCATACGCGTTCGGCGTGGTGACAGGCGCGCCACTCGTCACGCTGATGGCGAGCCGTCTCAACAGACGTACGTTGCTGTTGTTTCTCATCGGTCTGTTCGTTGTCGGCAATCTGCTGTCGGCGGCTGCAATGAATCTGGGGATGTTCGTCGTCGCACGCTTCATCAGCGGCATGCCGCAGGGTGCTTACTTTGGAGCAGGGGCGGTGGTGGCTTCGTACATCGTCGGGGAAGGCAGTGCTGGGAAAGCGTTCGCGATGGTCATGACGGGATTGACGATCGCGACCATCGTGGGATCACCGCTCGCGACTTTCCTCGGGCAAAACCTCGGCTGGCGGGAAACGTATCTGGCCGTCTCGATACTCGCGATGTTCGCGCTTGCGGCCCTATGGGCGTGGATTCCGCGCAGCAACGCGCTCGACGGTGGTTCACTCGGGCGAGAACTGGGCGCGCTGCGAAAGCCGCGCGTGTGGGTGACGATGATCGTTGCCGCGCTGGGCGTAGCCAGCATCTTCGCGGTGTACACGTTTATCGGCCCGTTTGTGACGGACGTCGCGTCGTTGAATGCATCGCTTATTCCGCTGGCGCTCGCGCTGTTTGGAATCGGGATGACCATCGGCAATCTGATTGGCGGCCGTCTTGCGGACTCGCATCCAGCACTCGGATTGAATCTCGGCTTTGGTTGCGCACTCGTCGTGCTCGCGGTGCTTGCGATGTTCGGCATGCACGACTGGGTACTGATGACGATGCTCTTCGGAGTCGGCATGACGATGATGACGGCGATTCCGACCATTCAGGTGCGACTCACACACTTTGCGCCGGAAGCGCCGACCTTGATGGGCGCAATGAATCTGGCTTCATTGAATGTGGCAAATGCAATCGGCGCGGCGGCAGGCGGACTCGCCATCGGCGCTGGCTGGGGGCTGTTATCGGCGGTGTGGGCGGGCTTCGCGCTGACACTCACCGGTCTGGTCGTCTTCGTTCTGACTTTGCAGAGAGCGCAGCAGCCTGCGACGGCATGA
- a CDS encoding aldo/keto reductase, translating into MSIKDKLPAGTLLGFGAAPLGNMFRNIPDDEALATVEAAWQQGVRYFDTAPFYGAGLSEIRLGEALARHKRDEYVLSTKVGRVILDEIEDVSARDLGEKGGVFAFGRPNKIVNDYSADATLRSVEDSLKRLKTDHLDIVWVHDVAQDFYGDEWLSVFETARKGAFRALTRLREEGVIKAWGLGVNRVEPCELTLDLTEAQPDGFLLAGRYSLLDHERALQRLMPAAAARKVEIVAGGPYSSGVLAGGPNFEYQKASPEILAKVERIKAIAARHNVSVKAAALQFVLANPAVAAVIPGASRPERIAEDHAAVTEIIPAQFWHDLREQALVAPNAPLPVDNV; encoded by the coding sequence ATGAGCATCAAGGATAAATTGCCCGCTGGCACCTTGCTGGGTTTTGGCGCTGCGCCGCTCGGCAACATGTTCCGCAACATTCCCGACGACGAAGCGCTCGCGACGGTCGAAGCCGCATGGCAGCAGGGGGTGCGGTATTTCGACACAGCGCCTTTCTATGGCGCGGGCCTGTCGGAAATCCGCCTCGGCGAAGCATTGGCCCGACACAAGCGCGACGAATACGTGCTGAGCACGAAAGTGGGCCGGGTGATTCTCGATGAGATCGAAGACGTGAGCGCACGTGATCTCGGCGAGAAGGGCGGTGTGTTTGCGTTCGGACGTCCCAACAAGATCGTCAACGACTACTCGGCGGACGCGACCCTGCGCTCCGTCGAGGACAGCCTCAAGCGTCTGAAGACAGATCATCTGGACATTGTCTGGGTGCACGACGTCGCACAGGACTTCTACGGCGACGAATGGCTGTCCGTGTTCGAAACGGCGCGTAAAGGCGCGTTCCGCGCGCTGACCCGTCTGCGTGAAGAGGGCGTGATCAAGGCATGGGGTCTCGGCGTGAACCGGGTCGAGCCTTGCGAACTCACGCTCGATCTGACGGAAGCCCAGCCCGATGGTTTTCTGCTGGCGGGACGTTACTCGCTGCTCGATCACGAGCGCGCGTTGCAGCGTTTGATGCCGGCAGCCGCGGCGCGCAAGGTCGAGATCGTCGCGGGTGGTCCGTATAGCTCGGGTGTGCTGGCGGGCGGTCCGAACTTCGAGTATCAGAAGGCATCGCCGGAGATACTCGCCAAGGTCGAACGTATCAAGGCGATCGCCGCGCGTCACAACGTGAGCGTGAAGGCGGCCGCGTTGCAATTCGTGCTCGCTAATCCCGCCGTTGCCGCGGTGATTCCTGGTGCTAGCCGTCCCGAGCGGATCGCCGAAGATCATGCCGCCGTGACGGAGATCATTCCGGCCCAGTTCTGGCACGACCTGCGTGAACAGGCTCTCGTTGCCCCGAACGCACCGCTTCCCGTCGACAACGTTTAA
- a CDS encoding SRPBCC family protein — MARAQASIEIHASPEAVWQLIGGFDSLPDWLPFIPSSETDEGGRVRRLSTPAGDAIVERLEAFDNSARSYTYSILQAPFPVTGYRSTLRVQTISAESSRVEWFGEFTPAGVSDEEASALFEGIYRDGLKALSASFDNRR, encoded by the coding sequence ATGGCACGCGCCCAAGCATCCATCGAGATTCACGCTTCACCTGAGGCCGTGTGGCAACTGATCGGCGGCTTCGATTCGTTGCCCGACTGGCTGCCTTTTATTCCGTCGAGCGAAACGGACGAAGGCGGGCGCGTGCGGCGTCTTTCCACGCCCGCCGGCGACGCGATCGTCGAACGACTGGAAGCGTTCGATAACAGCGCACGTAGCTACACGTATTCGATTCTGCAAGCGCCGTTTCCTGTGACCGGTTATCGCTCGACGCTGCGTGTGCAAACGATCAGCGCGGAAAGTTCGCGAGTCGAGTGGTTTGGAGAATTTACTCCCGCTGGCGTAAGCGATGAAGAAGCGTCGGCGCTTTTCGAAGGCATCTATCGCGATGGTCTGAAGGCACTCTCGGCTTCGTTCGATAACAGGCGCTGA
- a CDS encoding NADH:flavin oxidoreductase/NADH oxidase, translating to MAKPALFAPLRLGKLELGNRIVIAPMCQYSARDGCMNDWHLVHLGHLAISGAALLTIEATAVLPEGRITYADVGLYDDATEAAMRRTLDAIRHCSDVPVAIQLSHAGRKASTEVPWKKSGQFPPDSPLGWQTEAPSAVPYDEGYLAPVALDRDGLSRIRKAFVAAARRAHKIGIDMIQLHVGHGYLLHQFISPLSNRREDEYGGSLENRIRFPLEVFEAVRDAFPADKPVTVRISGTDWVDDGWDIEQTIAFAQAVEKLGCDAIHITSGGLHPAQQIPVGPNYQVPLARAVKQAVHMPVVAVGLITEFEQAEAIVGTGDADLIAIARAILYDPRWPWHAAAQLGAHVRAPNPYLRSQPRRFKDLFESE from the coding sequence TTGGCGAAGCCCGCTCTTTTCGCACCGCTCAGGTTGGGTAAGCTCGAACTTGGCAACCGGATCGTCATCGCGCCGATGTGCCAGTACTCGGCGCGCGATGGCTGCATGAACGACTGGCACCTTGTCCATCTGGGTCATCTGGCCATCTCAGGCGCTGCGCTGCTGACCATCGAGGCGACGGCAGTCCTCCCCGAGGGCCGCATCACCTACGCGGACGTGGGACTCTATGACGATGCGACGGAAGCCGCGATGCGTCGCACACTCGATGCGATACGACACTGTTCGGACGTGCCGGTTGCGATTCAGCTGAGCCACGCGGGACGCAAGGCATCGACCGAAGTGCCGTGGAAAAAGAGCGGACAGTTTCCTCCGGATTCGCCATTGGGCTGGCAAACTGAAGCCCCGTCAGCCGTGCCGTATGACGAGGGCTACCTGGCACCCGTCGCGCTGGATCGCGATGGATTGAGCCGCATCCGTAAGGCGTTCGTCGCCGCTGCGCGCCGCGCACACAAGATTGGTATCGACATGATCCAGTTGCATGTGGGCCACGGTTATCTGCTGCATCAATTCATCTCGCCGCTGTCGAATCGACGCGAAGACGAATATGGCGGCTCGCTCGAAAACCGCATCCGCTTTCCGCTCGAAGTATTCGAAGCGGTGCGCGATGCATTCCCTGCCGACAAGCCCGTCACGGTCCGGATATCAGGTACGGATTGGGTCGACGACGGATGGGACATCGAACAGACCATCGCGTTCGCGCAAGCGGTCGAGAAACTCGGCTGCGATGCCATTCACATTACCAGCGGCGGGTTGCATCCGGCACAGCAGATTCCTGTCGGCCCCAACTATCAGGTGCCGCTCGCGCGCGCCGTCAAGCAGGCCGTCCACATGCCCGTGGTCGCAGTGGGGCTCATCACGGAGTTCGAGCAGGCCGAAGCCATCGTCGGAACAGGGGACGCCGATCTCATCGCGATCGCGCGCGCCATCCTCTACGACCCGCGCTGGCCGTGGCACGCCGCAGCGCAACTCGGCGCACATGTGCGTGCGCCCAACCCCTATCTGCGTTCGCAGCCCAGACGGTTCAAGGATCTGTTCGAAAGCGAATGA